From Arcticibacter tournemirensis, one genomic window encodes:
- a CDS encoding ion transporter, which yields MQRRRSNLRNKIYIIVFRSDTRAGRFFDIVLLWLIILSILLVFMESVEGFRRLYQPQIRLLEWVFTFTFTIEYILRIYSTRNTRRYVFSFYGMVDLLALLPGYFALLLQGGQYFIVLRAIRLLRVFRILKLTRYLYEGNILGKAVKASLYKITVFLSAVITLVTIVGTLMYVIEGEQHGFNSIPESIYWAIVTVTTVGYGDVSPATPLGRLVASMLMIIGYGIIAVPTGIVSVEMARATNDAQEPCPQCKAPVEKGKANYCSNCGSKL from the coding sequence ATGCAACGCCGCAGGAGCAACCTTAGAAATAAGATTTATATTATCGTTTTTCGTTCTGATACCAGGGCCGGAAGATTCTTTGATATTGTTCTTCTGTGGCTTATTATCCTGAGCATTCTCCTGGTTTTTATGGAGAGTGTGGAAGGTTTCAGGCGGCTTTATCAACCGCAGATCAGGTTGCTGGAGTGGGTCTTTACTTTCACCTTTACTATAGAATATATCCTGAGGATATACAGCACAAGGAATACCAGGCGCTATGTCTTTAGCTTTTACGGAATGGTGGATCTGCTTGCCCTGCTCCCGGGTTACTTTGCTTTGCTTCTCCAGGGCGGCCAATACTTCATTGTTTTGCGTGCTATACGTTTGCTGCGGGTTTTTAGAATACTTAAGCTAACGCGTTATCTGTATGAAGGAAACATCCTCGGCAAAGCCGTGAAGGCGAGTCTTTATAAAATCACAGTTTTTCTTTCAGCAGTTATAACCCTTGTGACTATAGTGGGTACTTTAATGTATGTCATTGAAGGAGAGCAGCACGGATTTAACAGCATTCCCGAAAGTATTTACTGGGCTATTGTTACCGTTACTACTGTCGGTTATGGAGATGTATCGCCAGCTACTCCCCTTGGGCGTTTAGTCGCGAGTATGCTTATGATCATAGGCTACGGAATTATTGCAGTGCCAACGGGCATTGTTTCAGTGGAGATGGCACGCGCTACCAATGATGCCCAGGAACCCTGTCCCCAATGTAAAGCACCCGTAGAGAAAGGCAAGGCAAACTACTGCAGCAACTGCGGAAGCAAACTGTGA
- the ettA gene encoding energy-dependent translational throttle protein EttA, with amino-acid sequence MADEKIIFSMAGVNKIYPPQKQVLKNIYLSFFYGAKIGVIGLNGSGKSSLLKIIAGLDKSFQGEVVFSPGFTVGYLAQEPELDPHKTVREVVEEGVAEITAILKEYEEINEKFGLPEVYEDADAMDKLLARQGELQDKIDATQAWELDTKLERAMDALRTPDPDEKIATLSGGERRRVALCRLLLQEPDVLLLDEPTNHLDAESIDWLEQHLKQYKGTVIAVTHDRYFLDNVAGWILELDRGEGIPWKGNYSSWLDQKSKRLAQEEKSESKRQKTLERELEWVRMAPKARHAKSKARLANYEKMASEEGKEREEKLELFIPPGPRLGNVVIEAQNVKKAYGDKILFENLSFSLPPAGIVGIIGPNGAGKTTLFRLITGQETPDSGTFRVGETVALGYVDQLHNDLNPDKSVWENITDGQETILLGNRPVNSRAYVSKFNFNGGDQQKKVSVLSGGERNRVHLAITLKKDSNVLLLDEPTNDIDVNTLRALEEGLENFAGCAVIISHDRWFLDRICTHILAFEGESQVYFFEGNYSEYEENKKKRLGDNAPKRIKYKKLGA; translated from the coding sequence ATGGCAGACGAAAAAATAATCTTTTCAATGGCCGGCGTAAATAAGATTTACCCGCCTCAAAAACAGGTTCTCAAGAATATCTATTTATCCTTTTTCTATGGAGCAAAAATTGGAGTTATCGGCTTGAATGGCTCTGGTAAGTCTTCTTTATTGAAAATTATCGCCGGGCTCGATAAATCCTTTCAGGGAGAGGTAGTTTTTTCACCCGGCTTTACCGTAGGTTATTTAGCGCAGGAACCCGAGCTGGATCCTCATAAAACGGTACGGGAGGTAGTAGAAGAAGGGGTAGCAGAGATCACTGCAATACTCAAAGAGTACGAAGAGATCAATGAAAAGTTTGGTTTACCCGAGGTTTATGAAGATGCGGATGCAATGGATAAACTGCTGGCCAGGCAGGGTGAACTACAAGATAAAATCGATGCTACACAAGCATGGGAACTGGACACGAAGCTGGAAAGAGCAATGGACGCACTGAGGACGCCGGATCCAGACGAGAAGATTGCCACTTTGTCAGGGGGTGAACGAAGGAGAGTGGCTTTATGTCGGCTTTTATTACAGGAACCGGATGTACTGCTACTGGACGAACCAACGAACCACCTCGACGCTGAATCAATTGACTGGCTCGAACAGCATCTTAAACAATATAAAGGAACGGTAATAGCGGTTACGCACGACCGTTATTTCCTCGACAATGTAGCGGGCTGGATCCTTGAACTGGACCGTGGGGAGGGAATTCCATGGAAGGGGAATTATTCTTCATGGCTGGATCAAAAATCAAAACGCCTGGCGCAGGAGGAGAAATCGGAAAGTAAACGCCAGAAAACGCTTGAAAGAGAGCTTGAATGGGTGCGAATGGCTCCTAAAGCAAGACATGCAAAATCGAAAGCACGTTTGGCAAATTATGAGAAGATGGCGTCTGAAGAAGGAAAAGAGCGTGAAGAGAAACTGGAGCTTTTCATTCCACCCGGTCCTCGTCTTGGGAACGTTGTAATAGAAGCTCAAAATGTAAAGAAAGCATACGGCGACAAGATCCTCTTCGAGAATCTCAGCTTCTCACTGCCGCCTGCCGGAATCGTGGGTATTATCGGCCCTAACGGTGCTGGTAAAACCACCTTATTCCGCCTGATCACGGGTCAGGAAACTCCTGATTCGGGAACTTTCAGGGTCGGTGAAACGGTCGCTCTCGGATATGTCGACCAACTGCACAACGACCTGAACCCGGATAAATCGGTATGGGAGAATATTACCGACGGACAAGAGACGATCCTTTTAGGCAACCGGCCGGTTAATTCCCGGGCTTATGTTTCAAAGTTCAATTTCAATGGCGGTGATCAGCAAAAGAAAGTTTCTGTTCTTTCCGGAGGGGAGCGTAATCGTGTTCATCTGGCCATTACGCTAAAAAAAGACTCAAATGTGCTTCTTCTGGATGAGCCAACCAATGATATTGACGTAAACACCCTGAGGGCCCTCGAAGAAGGACTGGAAAACTTTGCGGGATGCGCTGTAATCATTTCTCACGACCGCTGGTTCCTCGACCGCATCTGTACGCATATCCTGGCCTTTGAGGGCGAATCGCAGGTTTATTTCTTTGAAGGAAACTACTCTGAATACGAAGAGAACAAAAAGAAACGCCTCGGAGATAACGCACCTAAAAGGATCAAGTATAAGAAGCTGGGAGCGTAA
- a CDS encoding ATP-dependent Clp protease ATP-binding subunit, with translation MEAKFSPRVKDVISYSREEALRLGHDYIGTEHLLLGLIREGDGMAIKVLKALGVDTARLRRSIEDAVKGTSGTTANLGNIPLTKQAEKVLKITYLEAKIFKSDVIGTEHLLLSILRDDDNIASQILLQYNINYDVFKAEVEQNKEDFRDEAPGSAAGDDDFREEESSFSQPKKVSDIKSKTPVLDNFGRDLTKAAEDGKLDPIVGRDKEIERVSQILSRRKKNNPILIGEPGVGKSAIAEGLALRIIQRKVSRVLFNKRVVTLDLASLVAGTKYRGQFEERMKAVMNELEKSPDVILFIDEIHTIVGAGGASGSLDASNMFKPALARGEIQCIGATTLDEYRQYIEKDGALDRRFQKVMVEPATPDETIEILNRIKEKYEEHHAVTYTPEAINACVSLTSRYITDRFLPDKAIDALDEAGSRVHLTNIHVPQEIIDIEQKIEEIKVEKNKVVRSQKYEEAAKLRDTEKHLLEELDRAKTSWEAETRTKRYTVTEDNVAEVVSMMTGIPVQRVGQTDSQKLLAMPETMAGKIIGQEDAIKKLTKAIQRTRAGLKDPKKPIGSFIFLGPTGVGKTEFAKELARFMFDTEDALIQIDMSEYMEKFAVSRLVGAPPGYVGYEEGGQLTEKVRRKPYSVVLLDEIEKAHPDVFNILLQVLDEGQLTDSLGRKVDFRNTIVIMTSNIGARQLKDFGQGVGFTTSAKSVQADTYSRGVIENALKRAFAPEFLNRIDDVIVFNSLTKENIFKIIDIELAALFARVQALGYSIVLTEAAKEFIAEKGYDSQFGARPLKRAIQKYLEDPVAEEILKGEIAEGGEMAVDFDKEAQEIRIAPAAAKKEKEAQMPDGNQENKADGE, from the coding sequence ATGGAAGCTAAATTTTCACCCCGTGTCAAAGACGTAATTTCATATAGCAGGGAAGAAGCATTGCGGCTGGGACATGATTATATTGGCACCGAACACTTGTTGCTTGGTCTGATCCGTGAAGGGGATGGCATGGCAATTAAAGTATTAAAAGCGTTGGGTGTAGATACAGCACGTTTGCGTCGCTCTATAGAAGATGCGGTCAAAGGCACATCGGGGACAACAGCAAATCTGGGGAACATTCCCCTTACTAAACAGGCAGAGAAAGTATTGAAAATTACATATCTTGAAGCAAAGATCTTTAAAAGCGATGTAATTGGTACAGAACACCTTCTGCTTTCCATCCTTCGGGATGATGATAATATTGCATCGCAGATATTATTGCAATACAATATTAATTACGATGTTTTCAAAGCTGAGGTAGAACAGAACAAGGAGGATTTCAGAGATGAAGCTCCCGGATCTGCTGCAGGGGATGACGATTTCCGTGAAGAAGAGTCATCTTTCAGCCAACCCAAAAAGGTTTCTGATATCAAATCAAAAACTCCGGTTCTTGATAACTTCGGACGTGACCTCACAAAGGCCGCAGAAGACGGCAAGCTCGATCCGATTGTTGGCCGTGATAAAGAAATTGAACGGGTGTCGCAGATCCTGTCCCGCCGAAAGAAGAATAATCCAATTCTGATTGGTGAACCAGGGGTTGGTAAATCAGCTATCGCTGAAGGACTTGCGCTAAGGATCATCCAGAGAAAGGTATCACGTGTTTTGTTTAACAAAAGAGTGGTTACCCTGGATCTCGCTTCCCTGGTAGCAGGTACAAAATACCGTGGTCAGTTTGAAGAAAGAATGAAGGCTGTAATGAATGAGCTTGAAAAATCTCCCGACGTGATCCTTTTCATCGACGAGATTCACACGATTGTTGGTGCTGGAGGTGCTTCAGGATCACTCGACGCTTCCAATATGTTCAAACCGGCTCTTGCCCGTGGTGAAATTCAATGTATAGGAGCTACTACACTAGATGAGTATCGCCAGTACATTGAAAAAGATGGAGCGCTTGACCGTAGGTTCCAGAAGGTAATGGTCGAACCGGCCACTCCGGATGAAACTATTGAGATCCTTAACCGCATAAAGGAAAAGTACGAAGAGCACCACGCTGTAACCTATACTCCCGAAGCGATTAATGCTTGCGTTAGTTTAACTTCGAGGTATATTACAGACAGGTTCCTTCCTGATAAAGCCATCGATGCGCTGGATGAAGCAGGTTCCAGAGTTCACCTTACCAATATCCATGTCCCTCAGGAAATCATAGATATTGAACAGAAGATTGAAGAAATCAAGGTTGAAAAGAACAAGGTAGTCCGCAGTCAGAAATACGAGGAAGCTGCAAAGCTCCGTGATACTGAAAAACACTTGCTGGAGGAACTTGATCGTGCCAAGACTTCATGGGAAGCAGAAACACGTACTAAACGATATACCGTTACAGAAGATAACGTGGCAGAAGTTGTATCGATGATGACTGGTATCCCGGTACAGAGAGTAGGGCAGACCGACAGTCAGAAATTGCTTGCCATGCCCGAAACTATGGCTGGCAAAATTATCGGACAGGAAGATGCCATTAAAAAGCTTACAAAAGCAATTCAGCGTACCAGAGCAGGACTCAAGGATCCTAAGAAACCAATCGGTTCGTTCATCTTCCTCGGTCCTACAGGAGTTGGTAAAACAGAGTTTGCCAAAGAACTGGCCCGTTTCATGTTCGATACCGAAGATGCGCTGATCCAGATCGATATGAGTGAATACATGGAGAAATTCGCTGTATCACGACTCGTTGGAGCGCCTCCGGGATATGTGGGATATGAAGAAGGCGGACAGCTAACTGAAAAAGTGCGCCGTAAACCGTATTCGGTAGTACTGCTTGATGAAATTGAGAAAGCACATCCTGATGTGTTTAATATCCTGCTTCAGGTACTCGACGAAGGTCAGCTTACTGATAGTCTTGGAAGAAAAGTCGACTTCCGCAATACTATCGTGATCATGACTTCCAACATCGGTGCCCGTCAGCTTAAAGACTTCGGACAGGGGGTAGGGTTTACCACTTCAGCGAAATCAGTACAGGCGGATACTTACTCAAGAGGGGTTATTGAAAACGCTTTAAAACGTGCTTTTGCTCCTGAGTTTCTCAACCGTATTGACGATGTGATCGTGTTTAACTCGCTTACGAAGGAAAACATCTTCAAGATTATTGATATCGAACTGGCCGCACTTTTTGCAAGGGTACAGGCTCTCGGATATAGTATCGTCCTGACAGAGGCCGCCAAAGAGTTTATTGCCGAAAAAGGTTACGACTCTCAGTTTGGCGCCCGTCCGTTAAAGAGGGCCATTCAGAAGTACCTCGAAGATCCTGTCGCCGAAGAGATCCTTAAAGGCGAGATAGCTGAAGGTGGGGAAATGGCGGTTGACTTCGATAAAGAGGCTCAGGAGATCCGCATAGCTCCCGCCGCTGCGAAAAAGGAAAAAGAAGCGCAAATGCCCGACGGAAATCAGGAAAATAAAGCTGATGGCGAATAA
- a CDS encoding DNA gyrase/topoisomerase IV subunit A, which translates to MSDESIDTTNESNDKLQNVTTLNGLYENWFLDYASYVILDRAVPHVNDGFKPVQRRILHSLKEMDDGRFNKAANVIGNTMKYHPHGDASIGDAMVQIGQKNLLIDTQGNWGDPMTGDSAAAPRYIEARLSKFANEVVFNPDTTVWQSSYDGRNREPVTLPVKFPLLLAQGAEGIAVGLATKILPHNFIELIDASIEVLKGNRPNLVPDFPTGGMADCSNYNEGQRGGRVRVRARILERDKKTLAITEIPFSTTTGSLIDSIISANDKGKIKIRKIEDNTAQNVEIMVHLAPGISPDVTIDALYAFTDCEVSISPNTCVIRDDKPHFMSVNDILIENTVNTKDLLKQELEIKLAELKEKIFFSTLLKIFIQEGMYKNPEYENSGAFDAVVEVLNRLFEPFFPQFYRTIEPEDYKKLIDKPMSSITRFDVKKADEQMRALEDEIKDVSLKLKHLTDYAISWFERIREKYGKGRERKTELRTFDKVEAAQVALANVKLYVNKADGFIGSGLKKDDFVCDCSDLDEIIVFREDGRFLVVKIQDKIFVGKDIVHVGVFKKGDERTVYNMIYKDGQSGTSYIKRFSVLGVTRDKEYDLTKGSKDSKVLYFTANPNGEAEVVNVQLKPHTKLKKLNIDIDFSEIAIKGRSSMGNIVTKYPVKKILLKSKGISTLSGRKIWFDDVLRRLNVDGRGKYLGEFDGADKILTVLSTGAYELSSFDLTNHFDDKMTLIEKYDPEKVYTVIHLDGKSKNYYVKRFTFDDLAIGRQMSIINEEPGSKMILISGAAQPVVHLDLLKGKSLTPETAEINLADAIDVKGMKAQGNKLSPHEVKKIELIAEHDDEEDVPDPVAETPLKAVVLAEEQDIEAEKEVVTKDDDTAAPVVSPEVEEKPKKKIDFEITNPDDIDIDDKGQLGLF; encoded by the coding sequence ATGAGCGACGAATCTATTGATACTACGAACGAAAGCAACGATAAATTACAAAATGTCACCACGCTTAACGGCTTATACGAAAACTGGTTTCTTGACTATGCATCCTATGTAATACTGGATAGGGCCGTACCCCATGTAAACGACGGTTTTAAACCAGTGCAGCGCCGTATTCTTCATTCGCTGAAAGAAATGGATGATGGCCGCTTTAATAAAGCTGCCAATGTGATAGGAAATACCATGAAATATCACCCGCACGGTGATGCCTCCATTGGAGACGCCATGGTACAGATCGGTCAGAAAAACCTTCTTATCGATACACAAGGTAACTGGGGAGACCCAATGACGGGGGATTCTGCAGCAGCGCCCCGTTACATTGAAGCACGGCTTTCAAAGTTTGCCAATGAAGTTGTTTTTAATCCCGACACTACGGTATGGCAATCCAGTTATGACGGACGTAACCGCGAACCGGTTACCCTTCCTGTAAAGTTTCCTTTGCTGCTGGCTCAGGGAGCTGAAGGTATTGCCGTCGGACTGGCAACAAAAATCCTCCCACATAATTTTATTGAGTTAATTGATGCTTCTATTGAAGTGCTCAAAGGGAACAGGCCCAATCTGGTGCCCGACTTTCCTACCGGCGGTATGGCAGATTGCTCGAACTATAATGAAGGCCAGAGGGGTGGAAGGGTAAGGGTGCGCGCCCGTATCCTGGAGAGAGACAAGAAGACGCTCGCGATTACCGAGATTCCTTTCTCTACCACTACAGGAAGTTTAATAGACAGTATTATTTCGGCAAACGACAAAGGTAAGATCAAGATCAGGAAGATTGAAGATAATACCGCTCAGAATGTCGAGATAATGGTTCATCTTGCTCCCGGTATTTCGCCAGACGTGACCATTGACGCCCTGTATGCCTTTACAGACTGTGAAGTTTCCATTTCTCCTAATACTTGCGTTATCCGCGACGATAAGCCTCATTTTATGAGTGTTAACGATATACTTATCGAGAACACTGTTAATACAAAGGACTTATTAAAGCAGGAGCTGGAGATAAAGCTAGCTGAGCTGAAGGAGAAAATATTTTTCAGCACCCTGCTTAAGATATTTATCCAGGAAGGGATGTATAAGAATCCTGAATACGAAAATTCAGGAGCGTTCGACGCTGTAGTAGAGGTGTTGAATCGTTTGTTTGAACCTTTCTTTCCTCAGTTCTACCGTACGATAGAGCCTGAAGATTATAAAAAACTTATAGACAAGCCTATGAGCAGCATCACCCGCTTTGATGTGAAGAAGGCTGATGAGCAGATGCGGGCCCTTGAAGACGAAATTAAAGATGTTTCTCTTAAATTAAAACACCTTACAGATTATGCTATAAGCTGGTTTGAGCGTATCAGGGAAAAATACGGCAAAGGCCGTGAACGAAAAACCGAATTACGTACATTCGATAAGGTGGAGGCAGCTCAGGTTGCCCTGGCTAACGTAAAACTGTATGTAAATAAAGCGGACGGCTTTATCGGCTCGGGACTGAAGAAGGATGACTTTGTATGCGACTGTTCGGACCTTGACGAAATCATTGTATTCAGGGAAGACGGCCGCTTCCTGGTTGTGAAAATCCAGGATAAAATATTCGTAGGTAAGGATATTGTCCATGTAGGTGTGTTCAAAAAAGGGGATGAGCGTACTGTTTACAACATGATCTACAAAGATGGTCAGAGCGGTACATCTTATATAAAACGATTTTCGGTACTCGGCGTTACCCGCGATAAGGAGTACGACCTCACAAAAGGTTCTAAAGACTCTAAGGTGCTCTACTTTACAGCTAATCCGAACGGAGAGGCTGAGGTGGTTAATGTGCAGCTGAAGCCTCATACGAAGCTTAAAAAGCTGAATATTGATATTGACTTCTCGGAGATTGCCATTAAAGGCCGGAGCTCTATGGGTAACATCGTTACCAAGTATCCTGTTAAGAAAATTCTGTTGAAGTCTAAAGGTATTTCTACTCTTTCCGGCAGGAAGATATGGTTCGACGATGTACTCAGACGACTGAACGTAGATGGAAGAGGTAAGTATCTTGGAGAGTTTGATGGGGCCGATAAAATCCTAACCGTTCTTAGTACAGGCGCTTATGAACTGTCGTCATTCGACCTGACCAATCACTTCGACGACAAGATGACCCTCATAGAAAAGTATGATCCTGAGAAGGTTTATACGGTGATCCATCTGGACGGGAAGTCGAAGAACTATTATGTAAAGCGTTTTACCTTCGACGATCTGGCCATTGGCAGGCAGATGAGCATCATCAATGAAGAACCGGGCTCGAAGATGATCCTGATATCGGGAGCTGCGCAGCCCGTTGTACATCTTGATCTGCTAAAAGGAAAATCGTTGACTCCTGAAACGGCAGAGATCAACCTTGCTGATGCTATTGACGTGAAAGGTATGAAGGCGCAGGGTAATAAACTCTCGCCGCATGAGGTGAAGAAAATTGAACTTATTGCCGAACACGATGATGAGGAAGATGTACCAGATCCTGTAGCGGAGACTCCATTAAAAGCGGTAGTACTTGCTGAAGAACAGGATATCGAGGCTGAAAAAGAGGTTGTAACGAAAGATGATGACACGGCAGCGCCCGTGGTAAGTCCTGAAGTTGAAGAGAAGCCGAAGAAGAAAATTGATTTCGAAATAACCAACCCTGACGATATCGATATTGACGACAAGGGGCAACTGGGCTTATTCTGA
- the msrA gene encoding peptide-methionine (S)-S-oxide reductase MsrA: protein MALEKATFGAGCFWCTEAVFQALQGVSNVVSGYMGGETPDPSYLDVCSGTTGHAEVIQLDYDPEIISFEDLLLVFFKTHDPTTLNRQGNDTGTQYRSVIFFHNQEQKEASLKMIDDLTKELVYDKPIVTEIAPVTDFYRAEEYHQNYYIQNTAKPYCLFVIQPKLAKFTESFREKIMK from the coding sequence ATGGCGTTAGAAAAAGCAACTTTTGGAGCCGGATGTTTTTGGTGTACCGAAGCAGTTTTCCAGGCACTTCAGGGTGTTTCGAATGTAGTATCAGGATACATGGGGGGAGAAACGCCCGACCCATCGTACCTGGACGTGTGCAGTGGCACCACAGGTCATGCTGAAGTCATTCAACTTGATTATGATCCTGAAATCATTTCTTTTGAAGATCTACTGCTTGTCTTTTTTAAAACCCACGACCCTACCACGCTTAACCGGCAGGGGAATGATACCGGCACACAGTACCGCTCGGTTATCTTTTTCCATAATCAGGAACAGAAGGAGGCCTCACTGAAAATGATTGATGATCTTACCAAAGAACTCGTATACGACAAACCGATAGTTACCGAGATTGCGCCGGTAACCGATTTTTACCGGGCCGAAGAGTATCATCAGAACTATTACATACAAAATACAGCAAAGCCCTACTGCTTGTTTGTAATTCAACCCAAGCTCGCGAAATTCACAGAAAGCTTCAGGGAGAAAATAATGAAATAG
- a CDS encoding M1 family metallopeptidase — protein sequence MKQRILSILLGILIWDAAFSQSQNNPGSNHGNKFEQLGQILQDPNMYRSASGAPGPHYWQQRADYLIDVELDDSKQRITGNETITYFNNSPDPLTYLWIQLDENQHDPNNDNNKINSSSLKEQMNYMDLKRIIGFNEDLGVKILKVSDERGNALKYVINHTMMRIDLPSTLQPNSRIQFKISWYYNIPNRMTVGGRGGYEYFAEDGNYLYTITQWYPRLAVYSDFQGWQNKQFIGAGEFALPFGNFKVNITVPADHVIGATGECQNYAQVLSSTQLSRWKSAQSAKEPVEIVNLTEAKKAMGQKSKAKKTWTYVATNVRDFAFVASRRLVWDAMATYIDGKKTMAMSYYGPEAYPLYRKYSTKVVAHTLKTYSKYTVPYPYPVAISVEAANGMEYPMICFNYGRAEKDGTYSEAIKYGMIGVIIHEVGHNFFPMIVNSDERQWTWMDEGLNTFCQFLTEQEWDNNYPSQRGPAHKIVDYMKLPKDQLEPVMTNSENIINFGPNAYAKPATALNILRETVMGRELFDYAFKEYARRWKFKHPTPSDFFRTMEDASAVDLDWFWRGWFYGIDPVDIAIDNVKHYRMNTKDPAIENKEDKKEYESGLYDIGRERNRAAGIKFAIDQDTSLKDFYNKFDRFEVRANSVESFNDYYNSLTAEEKELYNSKKNFYELSFSNIGGLVMPIIIEWTYADGSKEVERIPAYIWRKDENNVTRVFAKDKDVVSVKLDPYRETADIDESNNSWPRQYQPSRFELFKQKQSIRGSSEGSNPMQDARK from the coding sequence ATGAAGCAACGTATTCTATCTATTCTACTTGGTATTCTGATCTGGGATGCCGCGTTCTCACAGAGTCAAAACAATCCGGGATCAAATCATGGAAATAAGTTCGAGCAGTTGGGACAGATACTTCAGGACCCGAATATGTACCGCTCTGCTTCGGGAGCTCCCGGTCCGCATTACTGGCAACAGCGTGCAGATTATCTGATCGATGTTGAACTTGACGACAGCAAGCAGCGCATCACAGGAAATGAAACGATCACATACTTTAACAACTCGCCTGATCCGCTAACTTACTTATGGATCCAGTTGGACGAAAATCAGCATGATCCGAATAACGATAACAATAAGATAAACAGCAGTAGCCTCAAAGAACAGATGAACTACATGGATCTGAAACGGATCATCGGGTTCAACGAAGATCTGGGAGTTAAAATACTGAAAGTAAGCGATGAACGGGGGAACGCGCTGAAGTATGTTATAAACCACACAATGATGCGCATCGACCTTCCTTCTACACTTCAGCCGAACAGCAGGATCCAGTTTAAGATTTCGTGGTATTATAATATTCCTAACAGAATGACCGTCGGCGGCCGCGGTGGGTATGAATACTTTGCCGAAGATGGAAACTATCTGTATACTATAACACAATGGTATCCGCGTCTGGCGGTTTACTCCGACTTTCAGGGATGGCAGAACAAGCAGTTTATCGGAGCCGGTGAGTTCGCATTGCCATTCGGCAACTTCAAGGTAAATATCACTGTACCTGCAGATCACGTTATTGGTGCAACAGGTGAGTGTCAGAACTATGCACAGGTACTTTCGTCAACACAACTTAGCCGCTGGAAATCTGCACAGTCGGCTAAGGAACCTGTAGAAATAGTGAATCTCACCGAAGCTAAAAAGGCGATGGGACAAAAATCAAAGGCTAAGAAAACCTGGACCTACGTGGCTACTAACGTTCGAGACTTCGCGTTTGTGGCTTCAAGACGGCTGGTATGGGATGCCATGGCTACGTACATAGATGGTAAAAAAACCATGGCTATGTCGTATTATGGTCCCGAAGCATATCCTCTTTACCGCAAATATTCCACGAAAGTGGTGGCTCACACCCTTAAAACGTATTCAAAATATACTGTTCCTTACCCCTACCCTGTAGCAATATCTGTGGAAGCGGCTAATGGTATGGAGTACCCGATGATCTGTTTTAACTACGGCCGAGCAGAGAAAGATGGCACCTACTCTGAAGCGATAAAATATGGAATGATCGGCGTGATCATTCATGAAGTTGGACACAACTTCTTTCCAATGATCGTTAATTCGGATGAGCGGCAGTGGACCTGGATGGACGAGGGACTGAATACTTTTTGCCAGTTTCTGACTGAACAGGAATGGGACAACAACTATCCTTCGCAACGCGGGCCTGCTCATAAGATCGTAGATTATATGAAGCTCCCTAAAGATCAGCTTGAGCCCGTCATGACGAACTCCGAGAACATTATAAATTTTGGTCCGAATGCTTATGCCAAACCGGCCACCGCTTTGAACATCCTGAGAGAGACTGTGATGGGCCGTGAACTGTTCGATTATGCATTTAAGGAATACGCACGAAGATGGAAGTTTAAACACCCCACTCCTTCCGACTTCTTCAGGACAATGGAAGATGCGTCTGCGGTTGACCTCGACTGGTTCTGGCGTGGCTGGTTTTACGGCATTGACCCTGTGGATATTGCAATTGATAATGTAAAGCATTATAGGATGAATACGAAGGATCCGGCCATTGAGAACAAGGAAGACAAGAAAGAATATGAAAGCGGGCTTTATGATATCGGCAGAGAACGCAACCGCGCGGCAGGAATAAAGTTTGCAATTGATCAGGACACTTCTCTGAAGGATTTTTACAACAAGTTCGACCGCTTCGAAGTTAGGGCCAATTCGGTGGAAAGCTTTAATGACTATTATAACTCTCTGACTGCCGAAGAAAAAGAATTGTATAACAGCAAAAAGAACTTCTACGAACTAAGCTTTTCTAATATAGGAGGCCTGGTAATGCCTATAATCATTGAATGGACATATGCAGACGGATCAAAGGAGGTAGAACGTATTCCGGCCTATATCTGGCGAAAAGATGAGAATAACGTAACCAGGGTATTTGCTAAAGATAAAGACGTGGTATCGGTAAAATTGGACCCTTACAGGGAAACGGCAGACATTGATGAATCCAATAACAGCTGGCCCCGCCAGTATCAGCCATCAAGATTTGAGTTGTTCAAACAAAAGCAGTCTATAAGAGGTTCTTCTGAAGGTTCGAATCCAATGCAGGATGCCCGAAAATGA